The Vicia villosa cultivar HV-30 ecotype Madison, WI linkage group LG1, Vvil1.0, whole genome shotgun sequence genome includes a region encoding these proteins:
- the LOC131604332 gene encoding F-box/kelch-repeat protein At3g06240-like — MFLPHELIIEILLRLPVKSLIRFKCVCKLWFSLISRDPNFAKSHFQLTASKPNRRILYIPDSSHESRSIDIEASLDNVNASVSLNLDCIFPESFTDNFEVKGSCRGFILLCDYLNMYVWNPSTGVHKQITPSPFGSNVDADYYFYGFGYDDSTDDYLVVSMSHHDYDDPPLHLEYFSLKANTWKEVEGPHFPYTFDDEPKSGSLYKGAIHWLAYHNDLLCHVIVAFDLKERKLSYMHLPRGFDNHVYWGGLWVYEEFLSVYTKNISNDTVEIWVMKEYKVNSSWIMTLVLPVDLVDCPNEDFFPLCCTKSGDIIGTDEDDGLVKYDRNGKFLEQHSYYNYNLRCGVTMYVESLLSLPGDGDKEQT; from the coding sequence ATGTTTCTGCCTCACGAGTTGATCATCGAAATCTTACTGAGGTTGCCGGTAAAGTCTCTTATACGTTTCAAGTGTGTTTGTAAGTTATGGTTTTCTCTTATCTCTCGTGATCCCAACTTTGCAAAATCACATTTTCAACTCACAGCCTCAAAACCCAATCGTAGAATTCTATATATACCAGATTCATCTCATGAATCTCGATCCATCGATATTGAAGCATCGCTTGACAATGTCAATGCTTCTGTTTCACTCAACCTTGATTGTATCTTTCCAGAGTCTTTTACCGATAATTTTGAAGTTAAAGGGTCATGCAGAGGGTTCATACTTTTATGCGATTACTTGAATATGTATGTCTGGAATCCATCCACTGGGGTTCACAAACAAATAACTCCATCTCCTTTTGGTTCCAATGTCGATGCTGATTATTATTTCTATGGTTTTGGGTATGATGATTCAACGGATGATTACTTGGTTGTTTCAATGTCTCATCATGATTATGATGATCCTCCTTTACACTTGGAGTACTTCTCATTGAAAGCTAATACATGGAAAGAAGTTGAGGGTCCTCACTTCCCTTATACCTTTGACGATGAGCCCAAAAGTGGGTCTCTCTATAAGGGGGCTATTCATTGGTTGGCTTATCATAATGACTTACTATGTCATGTTATTGTTGCATTTGATTTAAAGGAAAGGAAACTTTCATATATGCATTTGCCTCGTGGTTTTGATAATCACGTGTATTGGGGTGGTTTGTGGGTATATGAGGAATTTCTCAGTGTATATACTAAGAATATTAGTAATGATACGGTTGAAATTTGGGTGATGAAAGAGTACAAAGTGAACTCCTCTTGGATTATGACTCTTGTTCTTCCTGTTGATCTCGTCGATTGCCCAAACGAAGACTTTTTCCCATTGTGCTGTACAAAAAGTGGTGATATTATTGGGACAGATGAAGACGATGGATTGGTGAAGTATGATAGAAATGGAAAATTTCTAGAGCAACATTCTTATTATAATTACAATCTTAGATGCGGAGTGACTATGTATGTAGAGTCTCTGCTTTCACTCCCCGGTGATGGTGACAAAGAGCAAACTTGA